The DNA window GatcaatatttgaatattttttttgcttctCAGTACTCAAATACTGTCAATGTACGCTACATTACGCTACGCTACATACGAAAAACTAAccaatctaaaattaattccaatAGCTATATATTCACAACATGATCAGTACAATTactcaaaataaatgaaaacaagaaGAAATCTTCGGACACAGCAATCAAGTTGCAACAAATCAAAACGGACACTAGTCAGTCAGGCGACTTTGCTAGTTTTTACCAGCAAACATTTTTGAAGGAGTACGATTTTCGTTGTTACAATTTTTAACTTCAATTTATCCTGAGTTATCTACTTGAGTAAGTTTGACAACTAAAAttaagaagttttatttttaaatagcaaacTCGGAcactattataaatgttttcataacTTACCAACCAAATTAAGGCCGAATTAAACATAATGGTTGATGAAATTGTAGTAAAAAGGCTCAAGCTTTATTTTAGTTCCTAagtcgtttattaaaatatgaaaagctTACCTTAAAATTTTCATACGTATACTCTTTCATCCCCAATGCGGCTTCCGCGACGATGGTATTTTTGAAACAATCAGTGAATATTggaacaataacatttattattcaatcattAGCTCACATAGCCATTGAAAGTTAATTATGATTGGTCGTAATTTGTCTCGTGTGAATGCAGCGTATTATGCAGAAATAAATTACGTtcacataaagaaaaaataatgacagATAAATGTCACACGATCAAAATAGAGTATAGGCTGGCGCTCACGAAATCGATCTGTACCTCGCTATCACACAGCGGCGAACAAATGTATTGTAACGTGTGAGTAAGAATAGAGGGTTTATTATGTGTACGCGCAGATCGCTGTTTGCAGCCGCGTTGCTGACGGTGCTTCTGACTGCAGCACAAGACCTCGACGTCGATGACGACGACGAAAGTGATTCTGCTAGTTTTATGGTACTTGACGCACTTCTCTCTGCTGTCATTCTCATTTGTCTAAATTACTCGTTctctgttttattaaaaaaaaaatcacaccaCATTGTAACTAGACGCTTATTACAGGCGTTTCCTAAAAATGAGTTTtttcctactaatattatacggTGACATGCAATGATATTCATAGTTTTGCTATACACTGGAACGTTTATACGACAGAGCTTACACAATGTTGTGTAGATAATATTGGAGCATCCGAACGGATGGCAGTGCGCCGCGTCGCTCGTTTCGACCCGGACGGGTGTGACGACAGCGCGTTGTGCGCGAGGCAGGGGCGGGGAGGCGGTGCCGCGCGAGCTGTGGGCGCTGGCCGCGGCGCTGCTGAGCGCGCGACCGCCGGCGCCGCTCGCGTCGTCTGCGCGCCGCGTCACGCGGGTGGCGTTTGCCGGAAACGGCCTAGACCTGGCAGATCCGGCGCTTGACATTGCCGTCATTGAATTGGAGGCGCCCTTCGGAAAGGAAGCACAGGCGCAGCCTATATTGATGTCGACAACTCGCAATGGGGGCGAAAGCGCCACCATGTGCTACGCCATACGAGCGCTCTCTGCGATCTCTCCTCCATCAGCGACCACTGAGGGAGGGACTAAACGAGCGCGTTTTCGCGTAGTCAACGTAGCGCTCGCATCGGATACACATTGTGCGGGGCTGGTACCTCATTGGAGCGCTTCGCATTCTCGCTTGTTGTGTTTCACCGGTGATGATCTCTGCGAGGTACATCAAGTATATACTAATTGGATGTTAACATGATGACATTATTTCACGTTACTTATGATCTGTTGACAGCGCGATATGGGCGGTGGCGTGGTGTGTGACGGAAAAC is part of the Vanessa atalanta chromosome 10, ilVanAtal1.2, whole genome shotgun sequence genome and encodes:
- the LOC125067106 gene encoding uncharacterized protein LOC125067106, with the translated sequence MCTRRSLFAAALLTVLLTAAQDLDVDDDDESDSASFMIILEHPNGWQCAASLVSTRTGVTTARCARGRGGEAVPRELWALAAALLSARPPAPLASSARRVTRVAFAGNGLDLADPALDIAVIELEAPFGKEAQAQPILMSTTRNGGESATMCYAIRALSAISPPSATTEGGTKRARFRVVNVALASDTHCAGLVPHWSASHSRLLCFTGDDLCERDMGGGVVCDGKLCAVLSVMANDDGVAHCEKTYAAQNIARWRSFLHCAHTLRICGRRTCSEECTEHLLDETEDTKHLVSIDMTLFSELSSPITLPRASRTVESSVATDPPFEVAHEPVSQSIEFEPNRADFKAAPSRTSRPGLKAGEYGDNAAEYGADEAPPARSSPAGADAPSRTPAGSPAPSAPSVPSALSTTTTPPAPFAPALRLPAISESTASGS